One genomic region from Halobacteriovorax vibrionivorans encodes:
- a CDS encoding aldehyde dehydrogenase family protein, translating into MDNNIATIYTAQKGRKELSYNDRISVLEALEERIKDLEPRIVDALKADLRKPRFESFLSEIDFCLHEIKTVKKKLKKWMKPRRVCSPLPFMPAKSRIHFEPYGQVLVIAPWNYPFQLAIVPLIGAIAAGNKVILKPSEVAPNTSSILNELISSALDSEIAAVVEGGVDETTELLNLKFDYIFYTGNGHVGRIIMAAAAKNLTPLTLELGGKSPAIVGTKNLDLAAKRIVWGKFFNAGQTCVAPDYVLLRKEDQDEFINSAKKYLVQFYGDNVKNSPDYGRIINERHFDRLNALVKKDDVLIGGDVDKSDLYISPTFIKANESSEIMQDEIFGPILPLVNIDNLDEAIAYVKRHDKPLACYAFLDKTSEKNRVINEISSGGMVINDTIIHLSNDQLPFGGVGESGMGAYHGKHSFELFSHRKSVMNRAFFLENDLRYPPYSKKESFIRKLMNLIS; encoded by the coding sequence ATGGACAATAATATAGCAACGATATACACAGCTCAGAAAGGGCGAAAAGAACTTAGTTATAATGATCGCATATCAGTCTTAGAAGCCTTAGAAGAGAGGATAAAGGACTTAGAGCCGAGAATCGTAGATGCATTAAAAGCTGATCTGAGAAAGCCTCGATTTGAGTCTTTTTTATCTGAGATTGATTTTTGTTTACACGAAATTAAAACTGTAAAGAAGAAGCTAAAAAAGTGGATGAAGCCACGTAGGGTTTGTTCACCGTTACCTTTTATGCCTGCTAAAAGTCGTATTCATTTTGAGCCCTATGGGCAGGTTCTAGTTATCGCTCCGTGGAATTATCCATTTCAATTGGCCATCGTTCCTCTGATTGGAGCAATTGCAGCCGGTAATAAAGTTATTCTAAAGCCTTCTGAGGTTGCACCCAATACTTCTAGCATCTTAAATGAACTCATATCAAGTGCCCTCGATAGCGAGATCGCTGCTGTTGTTGAAGGTGGTGTTGATGAAACGACTGAGTTATTAAATTTAAAATTTGATTATATTTTCTATACAGGAAATGGCCATGTCGGTCGTATTATCATGGCCGCAGCGGCTAAGAATTTAACACCGCTAACACTAGAACTCGGCGGTAAGTCTCCAGCAATTGTTGGAACTAAGAATCTTGATTTAGCGGCCAAAAGAATTGTTTGGGGTAAGTTCTTCAATGCAGGTCAAACTTGTGTTGCTCCTGACTATGTTCTTTTACGCAAAGAGGATCAAGACGAATTTATTAATTCAGCAAAGAAGTACCTAGTCCAATTCTACGGCGACAATGTTAAGAATAGTCCTGACTATGGACGCATCATCAATGAAAGACATTTTGATCGTTTAAATGCTCTTGTTAAAAAAGATGACGTACTTATTGGTGGAGATGTTGATAAGAGCGATTTATATATTTCACCGACATTCATAAAAGCAAATGAATCAAGTGAAATTATGCAGGATGAAATTTTTGGACCAATCCTTCCTCTTGTGAATATCGATAATCTTGATGAAGCAATCGCTTACGTAAAAAGACATGATAAGCCTCTTGCATGTTATGCATTTCTTGATAAAACAAGTGAAAAGAATCGTGTCATCAATGAAATTAGCAGTGGTGGTATGGTAATTAATGATACGATCATTCATCTGTCAAATGACCAACTTCCATTTGGAGGTGTTGGTGAGTCAGGAATGGGAGCTTATCATGGGAAGCACTCTTTTGAACTCTTCTCTCATCGCAAGTCTGTTATGAATAGGGCCTTTTTCTTAGAAAATGACTTACGCTATCCACCATATAGTAAGAAAGAATCATTTATTAGAAAGTTGATGAACTTAATCAGTTAA
- a CDS encoding PQQ-dependent sugar dehydrogenase, with protein sequence MKNLAFLIFITLLNPFYSFAKSNVKAKEVFKTNEIIWGLTFINENEILFTEREGKIKYHNFLTKETKSLTAPKVVASGQGGMLDIVIKNIGEKTYAYYTYSGKVGKTVATILARAQYKDKSLSRPEVLLETKVYSDTSRHFGSRLQFKDNYLFMTVGDRGERDYAQKLNYHNGKILRLNLDGSPAKGNPFEKTKGALKEIWSYGHRNPQGIFMDANKRIFSCEFGPRGGDELNLIKPGLNYGWPIITYGKEYWGPSIGEEKKAGMEQPIVYWTPSISPSGMTIYNGKKYKDWKGNVLLAALGSEHLRRLVLEGDKVVRQEVYLEDLDERMRQIRVSPAGEIYLTTDSGKILKVLKN encoded by the coding sequence ATGAAAAATCTAGCATTCCTTATTTTTATCACTTTATTAAATCCGTTCTACTCCTTTGCTAAATCCAATGTTAAAGCAAAAGAAGTTTTTAAAACCAATGAAATCATTTGGGGTCTCACATTCATTAATGAAAATGAAATTCTTTTCACCGAAAGAGAAGGTAAGATTAAATATCACAACTTTCTTACTAAAGAGACGAAGTCTTTAACAGCACCTAAAGTAGTTGCTTCAGGGCAAGGTGGGATGCTTGATATCGTCATTAAGAATATCGGTGAAAAAACTTATGCTTATTACACCTATTCTGGAAAGGTCGGTAAAACGGTTGCGACGATTCTTGCTAGAGCGCAGTACAAGGATAAGAGTTTATCTCGCCCAGAAGTACTACTTGAAACTAAGGTATATAGTGATACTTCAAGACATTTTGGTTCACGTTTACAGTTCAAAGATAACTATTTATTTATGACTGTTGGTGATCGAGGTGAAAGGGATTATGCTCAAAAACTTAATTATCATAATGGTAAGATCCTTAGGTTAAATCTCGACGGAAGTCCTGCTAAAGGAAATCCTTTTGAAAAAACAAAAGGCGCATTAAAAGAGATTTGGAGCTATGGGCATCGCAATCCTCAAGGGATCTTTATGGATGCTAATAAGAGAATTTTTAGCTGTGAATTTGGTCCTCGTGGTGGAGATGAGTTAAACCTAATCAAGCCTGGGCTCAATTATGGATGGCCAATCATTACCTACGGTAAAGAATACTGGGGACCTAGTATAGGAGAGGAAAAAAAGGCCGGTATGGAGCAACCAATAGTCTATTGGACACCAAGTATTTCTCCTTCTGGTATGACCATATATAACGGTAAGAAATATAAAGATTGGAAAGGAAATGTCTTACTTGCGGCCCTCGGTAGCGAACACCTCAGAAGGCTTGTTTTAGAGGGTGATAAAGTGGTTAGGCAAGAAGTCTATCTAGAGGACTTAGACGAGAGAATGAGGCAAATAAGGGTCTCTCCAGCGGGAGAAATCTACCTCACCACAGATTCTGGGAAGATATTGAAAGTACTTAAAAACTAG
- a CDS encoding response regulator: MEKTDLKIMIVDDSEMARTSTKDILEQEGYEVVATVGNAQEALKLSFELNPNLFIIDVVMPQVSGLELAESIVNNFMDAKVIMMSSLDIETVCIDSISTGAQDFLVKPFKKEDLLKSVEKMMHDMIQEQAS, from the coding sequence ATGGAAAAAACAGATCTAAAAATAATGATTGTGGATGACTCAGAGATGGCAAGAACATCAACAAAAGATATTCTTGAGCAAGAAGGTTATGAGGTCGTTGCCACTGTAGGAAATGCTCAAGAGGCCCTTAAATTGTCTTTTGAATTAAATCCAAACCTCTTCATAATTGATGTCGTTATGCCGCAAGTAAGTGGACTTGAATTGGCAGAGTCAATCGTTAATAACTTTATGGATGCTAAGGTAATTATGATGTCCTCTCTTGATATTGAAACTGTATGTATCGACTCAATATCAACTGGTGCACAAGACTTCTTAGTAAAACCTTTTAAAAAGGAAGATTTGCTGAAGTCTGTTGAAAAAATGATGCACGATATGATCCAAGAACAAGCGAGCTAG
- the lon gene encoding endopeptidase La, protein MVTNYEGENIEFKEELALLPIRDLVIYPFMILPLFVGREASIKAIDHAINHSDRLILLSSQKDIVAEHPAPEEIYELGTVAMIMRMRKLPDGRIKILVQGLSKARITSFEQQSPFYVTKVEKVEDVIADNANIATTALMRTIKEQLEKVIQLGKVLSPDILMVLEDITDPSRLADLIASNLNLHVSEAQTILETLDPVDRLHAINDILNRELEILMMQQKMKNNTSSESTNQRDVFLKEQIKAIKSELGDGQSQEQDEFAEFKRRIDEAGMPEDVLKETMKQFTRLEKMHPDSSEASIMRNYIEWMCDLPWNKKSQEHIDLNAALDILDEDHFELTKIKERILEHLAVRQLKGDDMKGPILCFQGPPGVGKTSLGKSIARATGREFVRISLGGVKDEAEIRGHRRTYVGAMPGRFIQAMKQAKTNNPVVLLDEIDKLSGDYKGDPSAALLEVLDPEQNVEFRDHYLNVPFDLSNCMFIATSNMLENIPGPLRDRMEVINLSGYTREEKVEISKRYIIPKQMDENGINDEHVVFTDEGVESVIEHYTSEAGLRNLERRIGTLCRKVAMRIAKGEMAKTHIVKDTVVKYLGPPIFVKEDHKEDDEVGVSTGLAWTSHGGEVLYIETTKMKGQGLTLTGQLGDVMKESAKTAINYIRSRALYMGIDEDIFENHEFHVHLPAGATPKDGPSAGITLATALVSNCTGVPVSRDVAMTGEITLTGKVLPIGGLKEKALAALRMGISTVVIPWGNKKDLVDIPENLREKINFVPVKTIDEVLDIALVGWHEYKKEVHQKTEKKHQEKTMASEAA, encoded by the coding sequence ATGGTTACAAATTACGAGGGTGAGAACATTGAGTTTAAGGAAGAATTGGCCCTCTTACCAATCCGAGACTTAGTTATTTATCCATTTATGATTTTACCTCTATTTGTTGGTAGAGAAGCATCAATCAAAGCTATTGACCATGCTATTAATCATTCAGATAGATTAATATTATTATCAAGCCAAAAAGACATCGTTGCAGAACATCCAGCCCCTGAAGAAATTTATGAGCTAGGAACAGTTGCCATGATCATGAGAATGAGAAAGCTGCCTGATGGACGTATTAAAATTTTAGTACAAGGTCTATCTAAAGCGAGAATTACTTCTTTTGAACAACAGTCTCCTTTCTATGTTACAAAAGTTGAGAAAGTTGAAGATGTTATCGCTGATAATGCAAATATTGCAACAACTGCTCTTATGAGAACAATTAAAGAGCAGCTTGAGAAAGTTATCCAACTTGGAAAAGTTCTTTCTCCAGATATTCTAATGGTACTAGAAGATATTACAGATCCTTCTAGACTTGCAGACCTTATTGCATCAAATCTAAACCTCCATGTTTCAGAAGCTCAAACAATTCTCGAAACACTAGATCCAGTTGATCGCCTACATGCAATCAACGACATTCTAAATCGTGAATTAGAGATTCTAATGATGCAACAAAAGATGAAGAACAATACTTCATCTGAATCAACAAACCAAAGAGATGTTTTCCTTAAAGAACAGATCAAGGCAATAAAGTCAGAACTTGGTGATGGGCAATCACAAGAACAAGATGAATTCGCAGAGTTTAAAAGAAGAATTGATGAAGCGGGTATGCCAGAAGATGTTTTAAAAGAAACAATGAAGCAATTCACTAGACTCGAAAAGATGCACCCAGATTCATCAGAAGCTAGCATCATGAGAAATTATATTGAGTGGATGTGTGATCTTCCATGGAATAAAAAGTCGCAAGAGCACATTGATCTTAATGCAGCTCTGGATATTCTAGACGAAGACCACTTTGAGCTAACTAAAATCAAAGAAAGAATTCTTGAGCACCTAGCAGTTAGACAACTTAAAGGTGATGATATGAAAGGGCCAATCCTATGTTTCCAAGGTCCTCCTGGTGTTGGTAAAACATCACTTGGGAAGTCAATTGCTCGTGCAACAGGAAGAGAGTTTGTTAGAATTTCTCTTGGTGGTGTAAAAGATGAAGCTGAAATCAGAGGTCATAGAAGAACTTACGTTGGAGCAATGCCAGGTCGTTTTATTCAAGCGATGAAGCAAGCAAAAACTAATAACCCTGTGGTTCTACTTGATGAGATTGATAAATTATCAGGTGACTACAAAGGTGATCCTTCAGCAGCACTTCTTGAAGTACTTGATCCTGAACAAAATGTTGAGTTTAGAGATCATTACTTAAATGTACCATTTGATCTTTCAAATTGTATGTTTATTGCTACTTCAAATATGCTTGAAAATATTCCTGGTCCACTTAGAGATCGTATGGAAGTTATTAACCTTTCAGGTTATACAAGAGAAGAAAAAGTTGAAATCTCTAAGAGATACATCATCCCTAAGCAAATGGATGAGAACGGTATTAACGATGAGCACGTTGTCTTTACTGATGAAGGTGTAGAAAGTGTAATTGAGCACTATACTTCAGAAGCAGGTCTACGTAATCTTGAAAGAAGAATCGGAACTCTTTGTCGAAAAGTTGCAATGAGAATTGCAAAAGGCGAAATGGCAAAAACACATATCGTAAAAGATACTGTTGTTAAATACCTAGGTCCACCTATCTTTGTAAAAGAAGATCATAAAGAAGATGATGAAGTTGGTGTATCAACAGGACTAGCTTGGACATCTCATGGTGGTGAAGTTCTCTACATTGAGACAACTAAGATGAAAGGACAAGGTCTTACTCTTACGGGTCAACTTGGTGACGTAATGAAAGAGTCAGCAAAAACGGCAATTAACTACATCCGTTCTCGTGCACTTTATATGGGAATTGATGAGGATATTTTTGAAAACCATGAATTTCATGTTCACTTACCAGCTGGTGCAACTCCAAAAGATGGACCAAGTGCCGGTATCACACTAGCAACAGCACTTGTATCTAATTGCACAGGTGTTCCAGTAAGTCGTGATGTAGCAATGACTGGTGAGATTACTCTTACAGGAAAAGTTCTTCCAATTGGTGGCCTAAAAGAAAAGGCCCTAGCTGCTCTTAGAATGGGGATTTCTACAGTAGTTATTCCATGGGGTAATAAAAAGGACTTAGTAGATATTCCAGAGAACCTAAGAGAGAAAATCAACTTTGTACCTGTTAAAACTATTGATGAAGTACTCGATATAGCTCTTGTCGGATGGCATGAGTACAAAAAAGAGGTTCATCAAAAAACAGAGAAAAAACATCAAGAAAAAACAATGGCCTCAGAGGCTGCATAG
- the glmU gene encoding bifunctional UDP-N-acetylglucosamine diphosphorylase/glucosamine-1-phosphate N-acetyltransferase GlmU produces MSDNSSKKVAIVVLAAGKGTRLKMDIPKPLAPLHENTLVDYVIDTFKDFGDITLVTGHQRELVEEHVNKKFENINYVYQKEQLGTGHAVQTYLKDFENSRGYDYTIVTCADTPLITKETVSSLIEEIEKGSNAVCATFTADNPTGYGRIIRKGTGFQIVEEKDANDDQRQIDEVNSGLYIFKTLYLMDHIFNLSDDNKSGEFYLTDTFSPEANVTPLLFEEPREFLGVNNLIQLSQADIYLRRSIARYLMLEAGVRFTDPSHTYCYSKNIGQGTHLFQNAFIDDKTVIGKNVIIEQGVTIKNSIIEDGAIIKANSYITDSKVSNGASIGPMAQLRPGSNIGEGAKLGNFVEVKKSNIGKKSAVSHLSYVGDAEIGDGVNIGCGFITCNYDGANKNKTIIGDGSFIGSDTQMIAPIEIGKECYVASGSTINKSMPDGSFAIARGRQETKEGMAKRFIKKKTDK; encoded by the coding sequence ATGTCAGATAATTCATCAAAAAAAGTTGCAATTGTTGTTCTTGCTGCAGGTAAGGGAACGAGACTTAAGATGGACATCCCAAAACCACTAGCGCCACTTCACGAAAACACATTAGTGGATTATGTAATCGATACATTTAAAGACTTTGGTGACATCACATTAGTAACGGGCCATCAACGTGAACTTGTTGAAGAACATGTTAATAAGAAATTTGAAAATATTAACTATGTATATCAGAAGGAACAATTAGGTACTGGCCATGCTGTACAGACTTACTTGAAGGACTTTGAAAACTCTCGAGGTTATGATTATACAATTGTAACTTGTGCAGATACTCCTTTAATCACAAAAGAAACAGTTAGTTCATTAATTGAAGAAATTGAAAAAGGCTCAAATGCAGTATGTGCAACTTTTACGGCAGATAACCCAACTGGCTACGGCCGAATCATTCGCAAGGGAACAGGTTTTCAAATTGTCGAAGAAAAAGATGCAAATGATGATCAAAGACAAATTGATGAAGTTAACTCTGGTCTTTATATCTTTAAAACACTTTATTTAATGGATCATATTTTTAATTTATCTGATGATAATAAATCAGGTGAATTCTATTTAACTGATACATTTTCTCCGGAAGCAAATGTTACACCTTTATTATTTGAAGAGCCCCGTGAGTTTCTAGGAGTAAATAACCTTATTCAACTTTCTCAAGCGGATATTTATTTAAGACGCTCAATTGCTCGCTACTTAATGCTAGAAGCAGGAGTGCGCTTTACAGATCCTTCTCATACATATTGTTATTCAAAAAATATTGGTCAAGGAACACATCTATTTCAAAATGCTTTTATCGATGACAAAACAGTAATCGGTAAGAATGTTATTATCGAACAAGGCGTGACAATAAAGAATTCAATTATTGAAGACGGTGCCATTATTAAGGCCAATTCATATATTACTGACTCAAAGGTCTCAAATGGTGCTTCAATTGGACCAATGGCACAACTTAGACCTGGAAGTAATATTGGTGAAGGGGCAAAGCTTGGAAACTTTGTTGAAGTAAAGAAGTCAAATATTGGTAAGAAGTCCGCTGTATCTCATCTAAGTTATGTCGGAGATGCTGAAATTGGTGATGGTGTAAATATTGGCTGTGGATTCATTACTTGTAATTATGATGGGGCCAATAAGAATAAGACAATTATCGGTGATGGTTCATTCATCGGCTCTGATACACAAATGATTGCTCCTATTGAAATTGGGAAAGAGTGCTATGTTGCGTCAGGCTCAACGATCAATAAAAGTATGCCTGATGGATCTTTTGCTATTGCTAGAGGGCGTCAAGAGACGAAAGAAGGCATGGCAAAGCGTTTCATTAAGAAAAAAACAGATAAATAA
- the glmS gene encoding glutamine--fructose-6-phosphate transaminase (isomerizing), translated as MCGIVGHLGPSNSVDVVLEGLRRLEYRGYDSAGVSFINNDDKLLVYKKEGKIANLEAELEGKDIHARSCIGHTRWATHGGVTDYNAHPHVSTKDGIAMVHNGIIENASEIREELKGQGIYFESETDSETFLGLLIYHKRQGTPIREAIVKSFERIEGFSAFVVLNRETDEIFAIKKGAPLVCGSNEVNSEVFVSSDPYALAGMATRIYFPEDGVLCHLSVKNNQLLNFYELSGEKCHRYMSKEQTIDHDPASKGDFEHYMLKEIYEQPELIRSLTQYYFQGEGKESLEEATKLPMKAVNISACGTAFYAGLVIKDYIESKNRVRCFADIASEFRYRNPILDKEELAMFISQSGETADTLAAQSMCKEKGLKSLSIVNTEGSTLYRDCDVNLMIRAGVEIGVASTKAFTQQVLTGKTLSEVLAHGGIDDELRNTLASRYSLLAERVEQLLDNTKPIKDVADAIYKHKGFFYTGRGAYFPIAMEGALKLKEIAYVHAEGYASGELKHGPIALIDEEKVNVALVGEELFEKTVSNIQEIKARKGLIVSIGPKNRYELKEVSDHYIELDFEGLGDLAPLYVNVVNQLLAYYIAKNLGTDIDKPRNLAKSVTVE; from the coding sequence ATGTGCGGAATTGTTGGGCATTTAGGGCCATCAAATTCAGTTGACGTTGTTCTAGAAGGACTTAGAAGACTAGAATATCGCGGGTATGACTCGGCTGGAGTTAGTTTCATTAATAATGATGACAAGCTCCTCGTTTATAAGAAAGAAGGAAAAATAGCTAACCTTGAAGCAGAGCTTGAAGGTAAGGATATCCATGCCAGATCTTGCATTGGTCATACACGTTGGGCCACTCATGGTGGAGTAACAGATTACAATGCTCACCCTCACGTTTCAACGAAAGATGGTATTGCTATGGTTCACAATGGAATCATTGAAAATGCATCTGAAATTCGTGAAGAACTTAAAGGTCAAGGAATCTATTTTGAATCTGAAACTGACTCTGAAACATTTTTAGGACTTCTTATTTATCATAAACGTCAGGGAACTCCGATTCGCGAGGCGATTGTAAAATCATTTGAAAGAATTGAAGGCTTCTCTGCATTTGTTGTTTTAAACCGCGAAACAGATGAGATCTTTGCAATTAAAAAAGGTGCACCACTGGTATGTGGGAGTAATGAAGTAAACTCAGAAGTTTTTGTTTCAAGTGACCCTTATGCTCTTGCTGGTATGGCAACACGTATCTATTTTCCAGAAGACGGTGTTCTTTGTCATTTAAGTGTTAAAAATAATCAACTACTAAACTTCTATGAGCTTAGTGGTGAAAAATGTCATCGCTATATGTCGAAAGAGCAAACGATTGATCATGATCCAGCTTCTAAAGGTGACTTTGAGCATTATATGCTTAAGGAAATCTATGAGCAGCCTGAACTAATCCGCTCACTTACTCAATATTATTTTCAAGGTGAAGGGAAAGAAAGTTTAGAAGAAGCAACAAAGCTTCCTATGAAAGCAGTTAATATCTCTGCCTGTGGTACGGCCTTTTATGCAGGCCTAGTAATTAAAGACTATATTGAATCAAAAAACCGCGTTCGCTGCTTTGCTGATATTGCTAGTGAGTTTCGTTACCGAAATCCAATACTAGATAAAGAAGAGTTAGCGATGTTTATCTCTCAATCAGGGGAGACGGCAGATACTCTTGCTGCCCAATCAATGTGTAAGGAGAAGGGCCTTAAGTCACTTTCTATTGTTAATACAGAAGGTTCAACTCTATATCGTGATTGTGATGTAAATCTTATGATTCGCGCAGGTGTTGAAATTGGTGTTGCTTCAACAAAAGCATTCACTCAACAAGTCCTTACAGGAAAAACTCTTTCTGAAGTTCTAGCGCATGGTGGAATTGATGATGAACTAAGAAATACTTTAGCTTCTCGATACAGCTTATTAGCTGAGAGAGTTGAGCAATTACTTGATAACACAAAACCAATTAAAGACGTTGCGGATGCAATCTATAAGCATAAGGGATTTTTCTATACTGGTCGTGGAGCATATTTTCCAATCGCTATGGAAGGGGCACTTAAGCTTAAAGAGATTGCTTATGTTCACGCTGAAGGCTATGCCTCTGGTGAGTTAAAACATGGGCCAATCGCTCTTATTGATGAAGAGAAAGTAAATGTTGCTCTCGTGGGTGAAGAATTATTTGAAAAAACGGTTTCAAATATTCAAGAGATTAAAGCACGTAAGGGGCTTATCGTTTCAATTGGTCCTAAGAATCGTTACGAGCTTAAAGAAGTATCAGACCATTATATTGAATTAGATTTTGAAGGACTAGGAGACCTAGCTCCTTTATATGTAAATGTTGTAAACCAACTGTTAGCTTATTACATTGCTAAAAATTTAGGTACAGATATTGATAAGCCAAGAAACCTGGCGAAGTCAGTTACAGTTGAGTAA
- a CDS encoding ATP-dependent helicase yields the protein MKLDHLNIQQRQAVKEIDGPMMILAGAGSGKTRTLVTKIAYLLEEKNISPFQLLALTFSNKAAKEMRDRVGRDVSCDVGALQVTTFHSFCARLLRAEANYLGLSRNFTIYDTAEQKSVVKAILNRRGISQKETSPFEVMYFIEDLKNHGHYPDRDISDKDYEVEDDDIFYDMYLDYEKELHKANATDFGGLIGGVIQLFEKFPEVLERYQDRFRYILVDEYQDTNRAQFDLVTKLAKKRRNICVVGDEDQSIYSWRGADIRNILDFEEVYSDAQILKLEQNYRSSKNIIEAAGAVISRNTQRKGKSMWTDNPEGDSIDIIECSSDREEADFVSEEIINLHNEHGASYDEMSVFYRTNSQSRQIEDALRKSNIPYRVVGGIKFYERKEIKDLIAYIRLLVNDKDSLALSRIINVPTRGIGATTLRKIEEEAIKTDSSLWEVVNRIVDNPEDFKHIRLSSRVKSSMSQFVHLITEAKIAHDQGEPLETVYEKLLYESGYWEMLRASKDYESQARMENLEELGSAFTQFEDQNPESRFGTFLETITLDNSVVGKEEENQGEVSLMTIHGAKGLEFEYVFVTGVEETVFPSYQSMENGEAAIEEERRLFYVAMTRAMKHLYITFAQGRMLFGQLRFNGFSRFIQEIPNKYYTWRKIGGGIQANEKDDWDDLCDPVYDDEPVYRVDSSASKKMQEKKATYPKGSKIVHSLYGEGTVLDCIGPSGDEKVTIKFNDGAQKKFMAKFAPLTLI from the coding sequence ATGAAGTTAGATCACCTCAATATTCAACAACGACAAGCTGTTAAAGAGATTGATGGCCCAATGATGATCCTTGCTGGTGCAGGGTCTGGAAAGACGAGAACTCTAGTAACGAAGATAGCGTATCTTTTAGAAGAGAAGAATATTTCTCCCTTTCAATTATTGGCCTTAACTTTCTCAAATAAAGCAGCAAAGGAAATGCGTGACCGTGTCGGCCGCGATGTTAGTTGTGATGTTGGGGCACTTCAAGTAACAACATTTCACTCTTTTTGTGCAAGACTTCTAAGAGCAGAGGCCAATTACTTAGGGCTAAGTCGTAATTTTACAATTTACGATACGGCCGAACAAAAGAGTGTGGTTAAAGCAATTTTAAATCGCCGTGGTATCTCTCAAAAGGAAACATCTCCATTTGAAGTAATGTACTTCATTGAGGACTTGAAAAATCACGGTCATTATCCAGATAGAGATATTTCAGATAAAGATTATGAAGTTGAAGATGATGACATCTTCTATGACATGTATCTTGATTATGAGAAAGAGCTTCATAAGGCCAATGCGACTGACTTTGGAGGTTTAATTGGTGGAGTTATTCAACTTTTTGAAAAATTTCCTGAAGTTCTTGAGCGCTATCAGGATCGTTTTCGTTATATCTTAGTGGACGAGTATCAGGATACAAACCGTGCGCAATTTGATCTTGTGACAAAGCTTGCAAAGAAAAGGCGAAATATTTGTGTCGTTGGAGATGAGGATCAATCGATCTACTCTTGGCGTGGAGCAGATATTAGAAATATTTTAGACTTTGAAGAAGTCTATAGCGATGCTCAAATTCTAAAGCTTGAACAAAATTATCGTTCTTCAAAGAATATTATTGAAGCAGCTGGAGCAGTTATTTCCCGGAATACCCAGCGTAAGGGAAAGAGTATGTGGACAGATAATCCGGAAGGAGACTCTATCGACATAATTGAATGTTCTAGTGATCGTGAAGAAGCAGACTTTGTTTCAGAAGAAATCATTAATCTTCATAATGAGCATGGAGCTAGTTATGATGAAATGTCTGTTTTTTATCGTACTAATTCTCAGTCTCGCCAGATTGAAGATGCTTTAAGAAAATCTAATATTCCATACCGAGTTGTTGGTGGAATCAAATTCTATGAAAGAAAAGAGATTAAGGATCTTATTGCTTATATTAGGTTACTTGTTAATGATAAGGACTCGCTTGCTTTAAGTCGTATTATAAACGTACCAACACGTGGTATTGGTGCAACAACCTTAAGAAAAATAGAAGAAGAAGCAATCAAGACAGATAGCTCTCTTTGGGAAGTTGTTAATAGAATTGTTGATAACCCTGAAGATTTTAAACATATTCGTCTATCATCTCGTGTTAAGTCCTCAATGTCACAATTTGTTCACCTAATTACTGAAGCTAAGATAGCTCATGATCAAGGTGAACCACTTGAAACAGTATATGAAAAACTTCTCTACGAGTCGGGATATTGGGAGATGCTAAGAGCATCAAAGGATTATGAGTCTCAGGCGAGAATGGAGAACCTTGAAGAACTAGGTAGTGCTTTTACTCAATTTGAAGACCAGAACCCAGAAAGTCGCTTTGGTACTTTTCTTGAAACGATTACTCTAGATAACTCTGTCGTTGGAAAAGAAGAAGAGAATCAGGGGGAAGTTTCTTTAATGACTATTCACGGGGCCAAAGGTCTTGAATTTGAATACGTCTTTGTTACAGGAGTCGAAGAGACTGTATTTCCTAGTTACCAATCAATGGAAAATGGAGAGGCTGCAATTGAAGAAGAGCGTAGACTTTTCTATGTTGCCATGACTCGTGCCATGAAACATTTGTATATTACATTTGCTCAAGGGCGAATGCTTTTTGGTCAGCTAAGGTTTAATGGTTTTAGTCGCTTTATCCAAGAGATCCCAAACAAATACTATACTTGGAGAAAAATTGGTGGTGGAATCCAGGCCAATGAAAAAGATGATTGGGATGATCTATGTGATCCTGTTTATGATGATGAGCCGGTTTATCGAGTGGATTCATCGGCATCAAAAAAAATGCAAGAAAAGAAGGCCACTTATCCAAAAGGATCAAAAATTGTTCACTCTCTCTATGGTGAAGGTACTGTTTTAGATTGTATTGGGCCAAGTGGGGATGAAAAAGTAACAATTAAGTTTAATGATGGTGCACAGAAGAAGTTTATGGCAAAGTTCGCACCGTTGACTTTAATCTAA